One window from the genome of Gimesia aquarii encodes:
- a CDS encoding glycosyltransferase, which produces MTKKIRILFAIGSLGGGGAERVLLDQLAKLNRERFTPLLYLVDHSGSLLDELPEDVPVFAFNLRKPASQWNWPGRIHQQLVADLVAVIQEQQIDLVFDHTFHMTLIAGPATAQTKTNRISLIVCDPENDFISTEHRFQFFKKRILKRAYQTAQIVVAVSEGVRQAAITFYDLDPELVQTHYNPINIERIDQLYQQGTLQLDSEKYHVVSCGRLHQQKGFSYLIDAAAKLVYDRGLTDLRFHILGEGPCREALQEQIKQKRLSDHVILEGYQSNPFQFYREAQLFCLPSLYEGFGLVLAEAMVCRIPVVSTDCPSGPAEILGNGEYGRLVQPGDVNALVESIFDAVSHSEAWQSLVPAARERVEKTFGYDSGMKKLETLFESVCDN; this is translated from the coding sequence ATGACAAAGAAGATTCGCATTCTTTTTGCAATTGGAAGCTTAGGAGGAGGTGGAGCCGAGCGTGTGCTGTTAGATCAATTGGCAAAACTCAATCGAGAGCGGTTTACCCCGCTCTTGTATCTTGTTGATCACTCAGGTTCACTTCTTGATGAGCTTCCAGAAGATGTTCCCGTTTTTGCTTTCAACTTACGCAAACCAGCTTCTCAGTGGAATTGGCCGGGGAGAATCCATCAACAGCTAGTGGCTGACCTGGTGGCAGTCATTCAAGAGCAGCAGATTGATCTTGTATTCGATCATACATTCCACATGACACTGATTGCAGGACCTGCGACTGCCCAGACAAAGACGAACAGAATCTCATTAATTGTCTGTGATCCCGAAAATGATTTTATAAGCACAGAACACCGTTTTCAGTTCTTCAAGAAACGGATTTTAAAGCGCGCTTATCAAACTGCACAAATTGTGGTTGCCGTTTCAGAAGGAGTAAGACAAGCAGCAATTACCTTTTACGATTTGGATCCAGAATTGGTCCAAACTCATTACAATCCCATTAATATCGAACGAATTGATCAGTTGTATCAACAGGGAACGCTTCAACTGGATTCAGAAAAATATCATGTCGTAAGCTGTGGGAGGCTTCATCAACAGAAAGGGTTTTCTTATTTGATCGACGCGGCTGCGAAGCTGGTTTATGATCGGGGTCTGACTGATTTACGATTTCATATTTTAGGGGAAGGTCCCTGTCGCGAAGCGTTGCAAGAACAGATCAAACAAAAACGTTTGAGTGACCATGTTATTTTAGAAGGTTATCAAAGTAATCCCTTTCAATTTTATCGTGAAGCACAACTGTTTTGTTTGCCTTCATTGTATGAAGGATTTGGTTTGGTATTAGCAGAAGCGATGGTTTGTCGGATTCCCGTTGTTTCAACTGATTGTCCTAGTGGACCTGCGGAGATTCTGGGGAATGGAGAATATGGCAGACTCGTTCAGCCCGGTGATGTCAATGCGTTAGTAGAGTCTATCTTCGATGCCGTATCTCATTCTGAAGCCTGGCAATCCTTGGTCCCGGCTGCCCGCGAACGTGTTGAGAAAACGTTTGGTTATGATTCGGGGATGAAGAAATTAGAAACGCTGTTCGAAAGTGTGTGTGATAACTAA